In Salinisphaera sp. LB1, one genomic interval encodes:
- a CDS encoding aldehyde dehydrogenase family protein codes for MCAVAAREVQLESSVRQFIDTPRKMLIGGEWVAAESGKTFEVYNPATDEVVAHAQSAEKADVDKAVKAARKAFDDGPWTQMSPAERGRIVWKIGDLIMEHQEELAQLEALDNGKPISIARAADVPLAAELFQYMAGWATKLNGEQIGITVPYAPGAQWHAYTRREPVGVCGQIIPWNFPLLMAAWKLGPALACGNTVVMKLAEETPLSGLKLAEIMQEAGVPDGVVNMLTGFGEEAGAPIAAHPMVDKIAFTGSTEVGRLIVDAAKGNLKKVSLELGGKSPNIVLDDADLDKAIPGAANAIFFNHGQCCAAGSRLFVHEKVYDQVVEGVAEYARNIKLGPGLDPETQMGPLVSRTQLERVTGYLEAGRKQGATAAAGGERAEGEGYFVKPTVLVDVSDEMSVYQEEIFGPVVTATKFKDVDTDLIKRANDTVFGLASGVWTQDIGKAHQLAAKIRAGTVWVNCYNIFDAALPFGGFKQSGWGREMGEQVLNNYTETKAVAVSL; via the coding sequence ATGTGCGCAGTCGCAGCCCGTGAAGTCCAACTCGAATCCAGTGTCCGCCAATTCATCGACACCCCACGCAAGATGCTTATCGGCGGCGAATGGGTGGCCGCCGAATCGGGCAAGACCTTCGAGGTCTACAATCCCGCGACGGACGAAGTCGTCGCCCATGCCCAGTCCGCCGAGAAGGCCGATGTCGACAAGGCCGTGAAGGCGGCCCGCAAGGCCTTCGATGATGGGCCGTGGACCCAGATGTCGCCGGCCGAGCGCGGCCGCATCGTCTGGAAGATCGGCGACCTGATCATGGAACACCAGGAAGAGCTCGCCCAACTGGAAGCACTCGACAACGGCAAGCCCATTTCCATTGCCCGGGCGGCCGATGTACCGCTGGCGGCCGAACTGTTCCAGTACATGGCTGGCTGGGCGACCAAGCTCAACGGCGAGCAGATCGGCATTACCGTGCCCTACGCGCCCGGGGCCCAGTGGCATGCCTACACCCGCCGCGAGCCGGTCGGTGTGTGCGGGCAGATCATTCCCTGGAACTTCCCGTTGCTGATGGCGGCCTGGAAACTCGGCCCGGCCCTGGCCTGCGGGAATACGGTGGTCATGAAACTGGCCGAGGAAACACCGCTATCCGGCCTGAAGCTCGCCGAAATCATGCAGGAAGCCGGCGTACCCGACGGCGTGGTCAACATGCTCACCGGCTTCGGCGAGGAGGCCGGCGCGCCGATCGCGGCCCACCCGATGGTCGACAAGATCGCCTTCACCGGCTCGACTGAGGTCGGCCGCCTGATCGTGGACGCGGCCAAGGGCAACCTCAAGAAGGTTTCACTCGAGCTGGGCGGCAAGTCGCCGAACATCGTGCTCGACGACGCCGATCTGGACAAAGCCATTCCAGGCGCGGCCAATGCCATCTTCTTCAACCACGGCCAGTGCTGTGCCGCCGGCTCACGCCTGTTCGTACACGAAAAAGTCTACGACCAGGTGGTCGAAGGCGTGGCTGAGTACGCTCGCAACATCAAGCTCGGCCCGGGCCTCGATCCGGAAACCCAGATGGGCCCGCTCGTCTCCCGGACCCAGCTCGAACGCGTCACCGGTTATCTCGAAGCCGGCCGGAAACAGGGCGCGACGGCTGCCGCGGGCGGTGAACGCGCCGAGGGCGAGGGCTACTTCGTCAAGCCGACGGTGCTGGTCGACGTATCCGACGAGATGAGCGTCTATCAGGAAGAAATATTCGGGCCGGTGGTGACGGCCACGAAGTTCAAGGACGTGGACACCGACCTGATCAAGCGCGCCAACGACACCGTGTTCGGTCTGGCTTCAGGCGTCTGGACCCAGGACATCGGCAAGGCACACCAACTCGCCGCCAAGATCCGCGCCGGCACGGTCTGGGTCAACTGCTACAACATCTTCGACGCTGCCCTGCCCTTCGGCGGCTTCAAGCAGTCCGGCTGGGGCCGCGAGATGGGCGAGCAGGTGCTGAACAACTACACCGAAACCAAGGCCGTCGCCGTGTCGCTCTGA
- the arsH gene encoding arsenical resistance protein ArsH, whose amino-acid sequence MVDRFSLHDLPNIDPNALHPIDIDALVGQDTARHAPRILILYGSLRARSYSRFLAEEAARLLRWFGCEVRLFDPAGLPLPDDAEADHPKVQAPRELATWSEGMVWVSPERHGAMTGIMKTQIDWIPLSLGGVRPTQGKTLAVMEVSGGSQSFNAVNQLRVLGRWMRMVTIPNQSSVPKAFGEFDDDGRMQDSPLYRRVVDVCEELVKFTWLMRDRGDYLTRRYSERVESAEQTSKRVNQVAH is encoded by the coding sequence ATGGTCGATCGTTTCAGTCTTCACGATCTGCCGAATATCGATCCGAACGCGCTGCACCCCATCGATATCGACGCCCTGGTCGGCCAGGATACGGCTCGGCACGCGCCGCGCATTCTGATCCTTTACGGCTCGCTCAGAGCGCGCTCCTATTCCCGCTTTCTGGCCGAGGAAGCGGCCCGCCTGCTGCGCTGGTTCGGCTGCGAGGTGCGGTTGTTCGACCCGGCCGGCCTGCCACTACCGGACGATGCCGAGGCCGATCATCCGAAGGTGCAGGCGCCGCGCGAACTGGCCACCTGGTCGGAAGGCATGGTGTGGGTCAGCCCGGAACGTCACGGCGCGATGACCGGCATCATGAAAACCCAGATCGACTGGATTCCGCTGTCGCTGGGCGGGGTCCGGCCCACCCAGGGCAAGACACTGGCGGTCATGGAAGTATCCGGCGGCAGCCAGAGCTTCAATGCGGTCAATCAACTCCGGGTTCTGGGCCGCTGGATGCGCATGGTCACGATTCCCAACCAATCCTCGGTGCCCAAGGCATTCGGCGAGTTCGACGACGATGGCCGCATGCAGGATTCGCCGCTGTATCGGCGAGTGGTCGACGTCTGCGAGGAACTCGTGAAATTCACCTGGCTGATGCGCGACCGCGGCGATTATCTGACCCGCCGCTACTCCGAACGCGTGGAAAGCGCCGAACAGACGTCCAAACGCGTCAATCAAGTCGCGCACTGA
- the arsC gene encoding arsenate reductase (glutaredoxin) (This arsenate reductase requires both glutathione and glutaredoxin to convert arsenate to arsenite, after which the efflux transporter formed by ArsA and ArsB can extrude the arsenite from the cell, providing resistance.) translates to MQPMIYHNPNCGTSRNTLAMIEASGETPEIVEYVDNPPSRARLLWLLEQMNMPPRDLLRRKGTPYDDLGLDDPALTDAQLIDAMLAHPILINRPIVVTDKGVRLCRPSERVLELLDAPVARFTKEDGEVVTHSQGA, encoded by the coding sequence ATGCAACCGATGATTTACCACAACCCCAACTGCGGCACCTCGCGCAATACGCTGGCGATGATCGAGGCCTCCGGCGAGACGCCCGAGATCGTCGAATATGTCGATAACCCCCCGTCGCGGGCACGCCTGCTCTGGCTGCTGGAGCAAATGAACATGCCCCCGCGCGATCTGCTGCGCCGCAAGGGCACACCCTACGACGACCTCGGCCTGGACGATCCCGCCCTCACCGACGCGCAACTGATCGACGCCATGCTGGCCCATCCGATCCTGATCAACCGGCCGATCGTAGTGACCGACAAGGGTGTGCGCCTGTGCCGGCCATCCGAGCGCGTGCTGGAACTGCTGGATGCGCCGGTCGCCCGCTTCACGAAGGAAGACGGCGAAGTCGTCACGCACTCGCAGGGCGCGTAA
- a CDS encoding helix-turn-helix transcriptional regulator, with protein sequence MDELNAIECFSALAQQTRLAAFRLLVRHEPNGLPAGEIARLLDVPHNTMSAHLAVLTRAGLTLSQRHSRSIIYRADLPHMQETVRFLVRDCCGGRPEICDPLLDSLAESAPAPDNRKDPPCNR encoded by the coding sequence ATGGACGAACTCAACGCCATCGAGTGTTTCTCGGCGCTCGCCCAGCAAACGCGGCTCGCGGCCTTTCGCCTGCTGGTCCGGCACGAACCGAATGGCCTGCCGGCGGGCGAAATCGCGCGCCTGCTGGACGTGCCCCACAACACGATGTCGGCGCATCTGGCGGTACTGACGCGGGCCGGTTTGACCCTATCGCAACGCCACAGCCGATCGATCATCTACCGCGCCGATCTGCCGCACATGCAGGAGACCGTGCGCTTTCTCGTGCGCGACTGCTGCGGCGGCCGCCCCGAAATCTGCGATCCGTTGCTGGATTCGCTGGCCGAATCCGCTCCGGCGCCCGACAACCGCAAGGACCCGCCATGCAACCGATGA
- a CDS encoding Fe2+-dependent dioxygenase, whose product MITQIRALLDDSQTRKARAFVEKAEFVEGKATNRGSNVKNNEQISENDSDQSDIGRMVVQALLNNDDVLNTAFPRGIPGPTFSRYQPGMYYGLHMDEAIMNTKPKPLRTDLSVTVFLSAADEYDGGELELWTGTDPQLVKLDAGDAVIYPTGLIHQVRPVTRGTRYAAVTWIQSQIPELKHRQILSHYYHLVARMGHKADETDRLLMESVRTGLYRMWMEL is encoded by the coding sequence ATGATTACCCAGATCAGAGCACTGTTGGACGATTCTCAGACCAGGAAAGCACGCGCTTTCGTCGAAAAAGCCGAATTCGTCGAGGGCAAGGCCACCAACCGTGGCTCCAATGTAAAAAACAACGAGCAGATCAGTGAAAACGACTCGGACCAATCCGATATCGGAAGGATGGTGGTCCAGGCCCTGCTGAATAACGACGACGTTCTCAACACCGCGTTCCCTCGCGGCATCCCCGGCCCCACCTTCTCCCGCTATCAGCCCGGCATGTACTACGGGCTGCATATGGACGAAGCGATCATGAACACCAAACCGAAACCGTTGCGCACGGATCTGTCGGTCACGGTGTTTCTGTCCGCCGCCGACGAATACGACGGCGGCGAACTCGAACTCTGGACCGGAACCGACCCGCAGCTCGTCAAGCTCGATGCCGGCGACGCGGTGATCTACCCCACCGGCCTCATCCACCAGGTCCGGCCGGTGACCCGCGGCACGCGCTATGCTGCGGTTACCTGGATACAAAGCCAGATCCCCGAACTCAAACACCGCCAGATCCTGTCGCATTATTATCACCTCGTCGCCCGCATGGGCCACAAGGCCGACGAAACCGATCGCCTGTTGATGGAATCCGTGCGCACCGGGCTGTACCGAATGTGGATGGAACTCTGA